The sequence below is a genomic window from Tenacibaculum tangerinum.
CCAATGATTGCTTTGTAAAATTCATAGGGTTGACTTGGGGCTCCTGCCACCACAAATTGATACATAGGAAAATCGTTGACTAGCGATAACATTACAGAAAGCATTTTTGTAATCTCTTGTTTTCTACTTCCTGGCAATAGTGCTATGATTTCTTTGTGTCCTAAATCGTGTTCTTCTCTAAACTTTTTAATCGATACTTGCTTTCTTCCTGCAATTCCGTCAATTAACGGATGCCCGACAAAATGCACATCGTAGTCGTACTTTTTATAAAACTCTTTTTCAAATGGAAGAATGACAAACATCGCATCAATATCGCGTTTGATATCTTTTACCCTGCTCGCTCTGCTTGCCCAAACTTGCGGAGAGATATAATAATTTGTTTTAAATCCTTGTTGCTTTGCCCATTTGGCTATACGAAGATTAAAACCAGAATTATCAATAAAAATAATGACATCTGGATGGTATTGAGCAATGTCTTTTTTACAGAAAGAAATCATGCCTAAAATCTTACGTAAATTCATCAATACCTCAACAAACCCCATAAAAGCACGTTCTTTATAATGCTTTACAAGTGTACCTCCTACTTCTTGCATTAAATCTCCACCCCAAAAGCGAATATCGGCTTTAGGATCTTCCTTCAATAAAGCTTTCATCAAATTGGCCCCATGCAAATCGCCTGAAGCTTCTCCTACAAGAATGTAATATTTCATGTACTGAATTTAGAAAATTTTTAAAACTACTGTAAAAAGCGCTATGGCTATCGTAGTGATTAATACTCCTTTTGCTCTGTTATCTTGCCTTTTCTTTAAAAACACCCAAAAGACAAATAAATTGGGTATGGCTGCTAAGGCAATTACCGAGCCTAATACCCCTCCTTGCCTAATTTTATATATGGTTTCTGAAAAGCTAAGGTCTGAGATATACTCTAAATAGATGAAGAAACCACTAAATGTTGCAAACAAGGAAACTAGAATTCCGATAAGTATTTCTTTTTTTACATGTCCCATGTATGTAATTTTTGAATTGCGTGATGCGCTGTCATATCGTACTGAACAGGAACAACCGATATGTAGCCATTTTCCAACGCCCAAATATCCGTATCTTGTCCTTTATCTCTGTTTATAAATTCTCCAGACAACCAATAATATTCTTTTCCAAACGGACTCTTTCGTTTATCAAATGTTTCATTCCAATACCCGTTAGCCTGACGGCACACACGAACTCCTTTGATTTCTTCTTCTTTTAACTTGGGTATATTCACATTTAAAACAACACCATCGGGCAATCCATTTAATAAAACGTTGAGTACTATTTTTTCTATAAACTTACGTGCTGCTCTAAAATCGGCATGCCAATCGAAATCTAATAATGAAAAGCCTATGGCCGGAATTCCTTCAATACCAGCTTCAACCGCTGCACTCATGGTTCCTGAATAAATTACATTGATAGATGAGTTTGCGCCATGGTTAATTCCTGAAACACATAAATCGGGAGTACGATTTAAAATTTCGTTCTTTGCCATTTTTACGCAATCTGCTGGGGTTCCTGAGCAACTGTATTCGATTTGCGGACCTTCATCGATGGTAATAGGGTTACAATGCAATACGTTGTTAACCGTAATAGCATGCCCCATTCCGCTTTGCGGACTATCGGGAGCTACTACAACTACATCTCCTATTTTATTCATAATTTCAATCAACATACGAATTCCTGGGGCTGTTATTCCATCGTCATTCGTAACTAAAATTAGGGGTCTGTCTGACATACTAGTTAAGTTTTACAACAAATGTACTATAAAAAATGGACTCTTTTTTTAACATTTTGTAAAGACAGATTGATTGAATTTATACGTAAAATTGTGGAAATCAAAACTAAACATTATGGTACGAATTATTATTTACATAACTGTTTTTGTAATTTCTACTTTTTTTTCAATCATTTCTATATAAAACATTCTGTCATTAAATAAATTATATGCAATTTAATTGATGGCGTGTAAATTGAAATTGAAGAAATGAGTTAGGGAAATATAACAAAATGCCGTAAGGTTATGTGACTAATATATTACAAACTATTTTAAAGAAATTCTCAAAAGGAATTTATAAAAAATCATAATACTAAAAAAAATTGGCATTATTTTAGTAGCTTAGCACTAATAACTGCTTACAACAAATTAAAAAAGACAGAAGGTTATATGAAGACGAAACTTATTATTCCATTTTTAGCAATTACCCTTTTATTTTCTAACTCTGTAAGCTCAAGTACGGTTTACAACAACGATCCAGAAAAAGATCGCGTAATTGTTTATGTTTTGAAAAACATCTTAAGCAGGTATCATTATGTTCAAAAAGAGTTGAATGATGATTTTTCTGAACACGTATACACAAGTTTTATAGATGGTCTTGACCCAAGCAAACGTTATTTTACACAAAAAGATTTAAAAGAATTTTCTCAATACAAATACCAAATTGACAACCAGTTAAAAAATTCTAATATTGATTTTTACAAATTAGTTTACAATCGTTTTCTAGAAAAGGTGACAAAAGCAAAAACAACCTACCGTTCGCTGCTGAAAAAACCTTTTAATTACAATAAAAAAGAAATTATTGATGTCGATTATGACAAGATTCCGTTTGCTAAAAACGAAACTGAACTAACCGACTATTGGAGAAAACAACTCAAGTTATCAATTTTAGGCAATATTGAAGATGCTGAAAATCAACAAAACGAAAAAGCCAAAAAGGACAAAAATTTTAATAAGAAAAATTTTAAGGAATTAGAGATTGAGGCAAGAAAAAAGGTGCTAAAAAACATGGACGATTTGTATATGCGAATCGGCGAGCTTGAAAATTCTGACTGGTATTCTACTTTTTTAAATAGTGTAGTAAGTGGTTTTGATCCGCACACCACCTATATGTCTCCTCGAATTAAAACACGTTTCGACCAAGAAATGTCTGGTAAACTAGAAGGTATAGGAGCTCGTTTGCAAAAAAAAGGAATTTATACACATGTTATCGAGTTAATTTCTGGTGGACCTGCATGGAAACAAGGTGAGTTAGAGGCTGATGATATTATTCTAGAAGTTGCTCAAGGTAACGAAGAACCACTAGACATTGTTGGAATGCGCTTGGATGATGCAATTAAATTTATCAAAGGAAAAAAAGGAACAGAGGTTCGTTTAACGGTAAAGAAAAAAATTGACGGTTCTATTAAAATCATACC
It includes:
- the lpxB gene encoding lipid-A-disaccharide synthase: MKYYILVGEASGDLHGANLMKALLKEDPKADIRFWGGDLMQEVGGTLVKHYKERAFMGFVEVLMNLRKILGMISFCKKDIAQYHPDVIIFIDNSGFNLRIAKWAKQQGFKTNYYISPQVWASRASRVKDIKRDIDAMFVILPFEKEFYKKYDYDVHFVGHPLIDGIAGRKQVSIKKFREEHDLGHKEIIALLPGSRKQEITKMLSVMLSLVNDFPMYQFVVAGAPSQPYEFYKAIIGDTNVKFINNKTYDLLSISHAALVASGTATLEAALFKVPQVVCYKGSNISYQIAKRIITLKYISLVNLIMDREVVKELIQNDFTKQNLQHELEQILEQEHRQKMFLSYFDLEQKLGGKGASAKTAKLIVAGLKDQRNHD
- the surE gene encoding 5'/3'-nucleotidase SurE: MSDRPLILVTNDDGITAPGIRMLIEIMNKIGDVVVVAPDSPQSGMGHAITVNNVLHCNPITIDEGPQIEYSCSGTPADCVKMAKNEILNRTPDLCVSGINHGANSSINVIYSGTMSAAVEAGIEGIPAIGFSLLDFDWHADFRAARKFIEKIVLNVLLNGLPDGVVLNVNIPKLKEEEIKGVRVCRQANGYWNETFDKRKSPFGKEYYWLSGEFINRDKGQDTDIWALENGYISVVPVQYDMTAHHAIQKLHTWDM